In Desulfomonilia bacterium, one genomic interval encodes:
- a CDS encoding aminotransferase class III-fold pyridoxal phosphate-dependent enzyme has protein sequence MNSKTYEGTLDAATVLKYEKAHVLYPWAAQKSLNPLIIDHASGNYFYDTAGKEYLDFSSMFVFSNLGHADPRVVEAIHVQAQRLPASASPFATEAKAKLAKLLADITPGDISKTFFSTSGAEANEGAIKIARLATGKDKIIARYRAYHGSTFGAMALSSDFRNWSSEPAIPGVIHCLDPYCYRCPFGMTYPACDLQCARHVEDVIRFEGGEKRVAAFVAEPIVGANGLYVPPDGYWQKVREICDRYGVLIICDEVMVGFGRTGKWFAIDHWGVVPDIITMSKGITTGYVPLGATSVRESVARAFEDQAYVHGHTYSGHTLAMAAGVAAIEAYIEDGLVERSALMGEYLMEKACELKDRHPSVGDVRGKGLFVGMELVKDRATKEPLHDMFVEGPRPATAKMKVLAEALKNGVYCLPGVASVIMLAPPLAVTKDEIDFAMGVFDKALAIADAETTTS, from the coding sequence ATGAATTCGAAAACATATGAGGGAACACTGGATGCGGCAACAGTCCTCAAGTATGAAAAGGCCCATGTCTTATACCCCTGGGCTGCCCAGAAATCGCTTAATCCCCTGATAATCGATCATGCCAGCGGAAATTATTTCTATGACACTGCCGGTAAAGAGTATCTGGATTTCAGCTCGATGTTCGTATTCAGCAATTTAGGGCACGCCGACCCCAGGGTTGTGGAGGCCATACATGTTCAGGCGCAGAGGCTGCCCGCGTCGGCATCACCCTTTGCGACAGAGGCCAAGGCGAAGCTTGCAAAACTCCTTGCAGACATAACGCCGGGCGACATTTCGAAGACGTTTTTTTCCACGAGCGGGGCCGAGGCCAATGAGGGCGCCATAAAGATTGCCCGGCTCGCCACAGGGAAAGACAAGATAATAGCCCGCTACCGGGCATACCACGGCTCGACCTTCGGGGCCATGGCATTGAGCAGTGACTTCAGGAACTGGAGCAGCGAACCGGCCATACCGGGCGTCATCCACTGTCTTGACCCGTACTGCTACCGTTGTCCGTTCGGCATGACTTATCCAGCTTGTGACCTTCAGTGCGCCAGGCATGTCGAAGATGTCATCCGCTTTGAAGGCGGAGAAAAGCGTGTGGCGGCCTTCGTGGCCGAGCCCATCGTAGGGGCGAACGGACTTTACGTACCGCCTGATGGATACTGGCAGAAAGTAAGGGAGATATGCGACAGGTATGGAGTTCTCATTATATGCGATGAGGTCATGGTCGGCTTCGGCAGGACCGGCAAATGGTTTGCAATCGATCACTGGGGTGTTGTGCCTGACATCATCACCATGTCAAAGGGTATCACGACAGGCTATGTGCCGCTGGGCGCGACAAGCGTCAGAGAGAGTGTCGCGCGCGCGTTCGAGGATCAGGCCTATGTCCACGGCCACACCTATAGCGGGCACACCCTGGCCATGGCCGCAGGCGTCGCTGCAATCGAGGCCTATATCGAGGACGGCCTGGTTGAGCGCTCCGCCCTGATGGGTGAATATCTGATGGAAAAGGCCTGCGAACTCAAGGACAGGCATCCGAGCGTGGGCGACGTGCGCGGGAAGGGTCTCTTTGTCGGTATGGAACTGGTGAAGGACCGTGCAACTAAGGAACCCTTGCATGACATGTTCGTAGAAGGCCCGAGACCTGCTACCGCCAAGATGAAGGTCCTGGCCGAGGCCCTGAAAAACGGCGTCTACTGTCTGCCGGGGGTCGCCAGCGTGATCATGCTTGCCCCGCCTCTGGCAGTCACGAAAGACGAGATCGACTTTGCCATGGGCGTTTTCGACAAGGCCCTCGCTATTGCCGATGCGGAGACGACAACGTCATAG
- a CDS encoding peptidase U32 family protein, whose translation MKKPEILSPAGNREMLETACLYGADAVYMGLAGGMNLRAKAGNFSHETLKESVKYAHDRNVRVYLTLNIYPHDRDMGLVKDCIETARNAGIDAVIVSDIGVASLVKEIWPRAVLHLSTQANTVNVPAIKAWTGLGIKRVILARELSADEIGFIRKNVSTELEVFIHGSVCISISGRCLISSYLNARDANRGECTQPCRWDYALLEKTRPSQYMPVIEEDGFTYLYNSKDICLLPVFADVMRLGLDGLKIEGRNRTPLYVATVTSVYKEARDAYLADPEGFSIKPDWLEEIKKTSNREYFTGFFNGTPGSESMKYDFKGYEHSHHLAARVILATGDRAMLEARNPLIEGMELEWMSASGERKKFTLNGATQDGAPVSKIRPNSFFEVRLPFSPLAGELVRKPYSEGDKVIERRKRNE comes from the coding sequence ATGAAAAAACCCGAGATACTTTCCCCTGCCGGAAACCGCGAAATGCTGGAAACCGCATGTCTTTACGGGGCGGATGCAGTTTACATGGGGCTCGCAGGCGGCATGAACCTTAGGGCCAAAGCAGGGAACTTTTCGCATGAAACATTAAAGGAATCTGTTAAATACGCCCATGACAGAAACGTCAGGGTATACCTGACGCTCAATATTTACCCGCATGACAGAGATATGGGTCTTGTTAAGGATTGCATTGAAACCGCCCGGAATGCCGGGATCGATGCGGTAATAGTTTCTGATATAGGTGTTGCTTCTCTCGTGAAAGAAATCTGGCCCCGGGCTGTGCTTCATCTCAGCACTCAGGCGAATACGGTAAATGTGCCGGCTATAAAAGCATGGACAGGGCTCGGGATAAAAAGGGTGATACTTGCCAGGGAACTCTCCGCGGATGAAATAGGATTTATAAGAAAAAATGTTTCCACCGAACTGGAGGTGTTCATCCACGGTAGTGTCTGCATATCCATTTCAGGCAGATGCCTTATAAGCAGCTATCTGAATGCAAGGGATGCGAACAGGGGTGAATGCACACAGCCGTGCAGGTGGGATTACGCCCTTCTAGAGAAGACCAGGCCCTCACAGTACATGCCGGTTATCGAAGAGGACGGTTTCACCTACCTCTATAATTCAAAGGATATCTGCCTTCTGCCTGTCTTTGCCGATGTCATGCGGCTGGGACTCGACGGCCTGAAGATCGAGGGCAGGAACAGGACGCCTTTATATGTGGCGACCGTGACATCGGTTTACAAAGAGGCACGTGATGCATACCTTGCAGATCCTGAAGGGTTCTCAATCAAACCGGACTGGCTGGAGGAGATAAAAAAGACCAGCAACCGCGAATACTTCACAGGCTTTTTCAATGGTACTCCCGGATCAGAAAGCATGAAATACGATTTTAAAGGCTATGAACACAGCCATCATCTTGCCGCGCGAGTAATCTTAGCAACCGGTGACAGGGCAATGCTTGAAGCGAGAAATCCGCTCATCGAGGGCATGGAGCTTGAATGGATGTCCGCATCGGGAGAAAGAAAAAAATTCACTCTTAACGGTGCGACTCAAGATGGTGCTCCTGTTTCAAAAATCAGGCCCAACAGCTTTTTCGAAGTCAGGCTGCCTTTCAGTCCTCTTGCCGGAGAACTTGTCAGGAAACCATACAGCGAAGGCGACAAAGTAATAGAAAGGCGCAAAAGAAATGAATGA
- a CDS encoding alpha-glucosidase — protein MSSKIVLIGAGSAQFGYDTMGDIFQSEVLPGSRIVLHDINPVTLEAVHDNAEKFIREKDLPYTVSATTDRKEALKGADFCIISIEVGDRFMLWDYDWHMPLHFGLNQVMGENGGPGGLFHALRIIPPILDICADIQTICPQAMVFNYSNPMTKICTTVHRRFPDLKFAGLCHEISSLEEHLPGILGTPFENLTLRAGGLNHFSILIEAGYKDSGRDAYPDIRAKAPDYFGEFLSLDVVIRELKRVEAGSTPMSEPALRAQAGKWAERHIFKILLERYGYLPITSDSHLGEYIAWAHDAADNKAVMEFWLYYKQWLAEAKPEIEIKLHERVVPIMEGIITDSGYEEAAVNLPNEGYIEGLPSFLAVEVPAVVTRHGLKGIRLENYPKGFKALLSNQIGTNDLIADAVINGSRELAFQALLADPCVNKYEAAAKVFDYMFVLQEKHLSYLK, from the coding sequence ATGAGTTCAAAAATCGTACTTATCGGCGCAGGCAGCGCACAGTTCGGCTATGACACCATGGGGGATATCTTCCAGAGTGAAGTGCTCCCGGGCAGCCGGATCGTGCTGCATGACATCAATCCGGTGACGCTTGAAGCTGTGCACGATAATGCTGAGAAGTTCATCAGGGAAAAGGATTTGCCGTACACGGTCTCGGCCACTACAGATCGCAAGGAGGCCCTCAAAGGCGCTGATTTCTGCATTATCTCGATCGAAGTAGGCGATCGATTCATGCTATGGGATTATGACTGGCATATGCCCCTGCATTTCGGTCTGAACCAGGTTATGGGTGAGAACGGCGGCCCCGGCGGGCTTTTTCATGCGCTTAGAATCATTCCGCCCATTCTGGATATCTGCGCCGATATTCAGACCATCTGTCCCCAGGCAATGGTATTCAACTACAGCAATCCCATGACCAAGATCTGCACCACGGTACACCGCAGGTTTCCGGATCTTAAATTCGCAGGCCTGTGCCACGAGATTTCATCCCTTGAAGAGCATCTGCCAGGTATTCTGGGAACACCCTTTGAAAATCTTACATTGCGCGCCGGCGGTTTGAACCACTTCAGCATTCTGATCGAGGCCGGCTACAAGGACAGCGGCAGGGATGCCTACCCGGATATCAGGGCCAAGGCCCCGGATTATTTCGGCGAGTTCCTGTCTCTGGATGTGGTCATAAGGGAGTTGAAGCGGGTCGAAGCCGGTTCCACACCCATGAGCGAGCCGGCGCTGAGGGCGCAGGCCGGCAAATGGGCCGAGCGCCACATTTTCAAGATCCTGCTGGAACGGTACGGATATCTGCCAATCACTTCCGACAGCCATCTGGGAGAATATATCGCATGGGCACATGATGCGGCCGACAACAAGGCCGTCATGGAATTCTGGCTTTACTATAAGCAGTGGCTTGCTGAAGCAAAACCGGAGATCGAAATCAAGCTGCATGAGCGAGTTGTGCCCATCATGGAAGGCATCATCACGGATTCGGGCTACGAGGAGGCGGCCGTGAATCTGCCCAATGAAGGATATATCGAAGGTTTGCCTTCCTTTCTGGCGGTCGAGGTGCCTGCTGTCGTGACCAGACATGGCCTTAAAGGGATCCGCCTTGAAAACTATCCCAAGGGCTTCAAGGCTTTGCTCTCAAACCAGATCGGCACCAACGACCTGATCGCCGATGCCGTTATAAACGGCTCGCGCGAGCTTGCCTTCCAGGCGCTCCTGGCAGATCCATGCGTGAACAAGTACGAGGCCGCCGCCAAGGTGTTCGACTACATGTTCGTCCTGCAGGAAAAGCACCTGAGCTATCTGAAATAG
- a CDS encoding UvrD-helicase domain-containing protein has protein sequence MNDLFDGLNDDQKRAVNHISGPLLIFAGAGSGKTRVIVHRVANLIKSGINPHRILCLTFTNKAAGEMKTRLNEMLGNASSGLWAGTFHSFGAWMLRREAYRTGYPGSFTIYDAADQRSLIAKCLKDLRIKTNKGTDSQIAWLISMAKDTLQDYKYFNLRLNFDPVPVINLYEERKKEYVAFDFGDLLKVPGQILNEFSEARKRYHDMFPYILVDEYQDTNMAQYVMLMGLVSNEKNICVVGDDDQSIYGWRGADVGNILRFKEDFPEARVITLEQNYRSTEEILNAASSLISYNSRRAPKTLKPVKKEEGGVTLREYADADVEAASVSRTIAKLVEGGVNPADIGVFYRINAISRVIEENLVRSRIPYAVFGGIRFYERREIKDVLAYLRITANPRDEDALLRIINTPGRGIGPKTVLLLQDFAKKKGIPTFEALKEAISAGVVKGKTAEGLKDFITQTARIKEASSVMDVADLITLTLDITGLRDEIKSEVDGEDRITNLKELVASAYGANSLQDFLEEKSLISNTDRSEGEKVSVMTLHMSKGLEFDHVFILGLEEGILPHSKSMTEDSDIEEERRLLYVGITRARKEAHLSWARVRALYGRESFQYPSGFLNEIRDGL, from the coding sequence ATGAATGACCTTTTCGACGGGCTCAACGACGATCAGAAAAGGGCCGTCAACCATATCAGCGGGCCGCTCTTAATATTTGCTGGGGCAGGCTCCGGCAAGACCAGGGTGATTGTCCACAGGGTGGCAAACCTCATAAAGAGCGGCATCAATCCTCACCGCATCCTGTGCCTCACATTTACAAACAAGGCGGCGGGCGAGATGAAGACCCGGCTCAACGAAATGCTCGGAAATGCATCATCCGGATTGTGGGCGGGCACGTTCCACTCGTTCGGGGCCTGGATGCTCAGGCGCGAGGCCTACAGGACAGGCTATCCCGGGAGCTTTACCATATACGATGCCGCAGACCAGCGTTCGCTGATAGCAAAATGCCTCAAGGACCTCAGGATAAAAACTAACAAGGGAACGGACTCGCAGATCGCATGGCTCATCTCCATGGCAAAGGACACGCTCCAGGACTATAAATATTTCAACCTGAGGCTAAACTTCGATCCTGTCCCGGTAATCAATCTCTATGAAGAAAGGAAAAAGGAATACGTGGCATTTGATTTCGGCGACCTTCTCAAGGTTCCGGGGCAGATATTAAACGAGTTTTCCGAAGCGAGAAAACGCTATCATGACATGTTTCCCTATATCCTTGTCGATGAATATCAGGATACCAACATGGCGCAGTATGTCATGCTCATGGGTCTTGTTTCAAACGAGAAGAACATATGTGTGGTTGGTGACGACGACCAGTCCATATACGGCTGGCGTGGAGCCGATGTCGGCAACATACTCAGGTTCAAGGAGGATTTTCCCGAGGCGAGGGTCATCACACTGGAACAGAACTACCGCTCCACAGAGGAGATACTTAATGCCGCATCCTCTCTCATTTCGTATAATTCCAGACGTGCTCCCAAGACGTTGAAGCCGGTTAAGAAGGAGGAGGGGGGCGTTACCCTGAGGGAATACGCCGATGCCGATGTCGAGGCTGCCAGTGTCTCGAGGACAATAGCAAAGCTTGTGGAAGGTGGTGTAAATCCCGCAGATATTGGTGTCTTTTACAGGATCAATGCCATATCGCGCGTGATCGAAGAAAACCTCGTTCGCAGCAGGATTCCGTACGCGGTGTTCGGCGGTATAAGATTTTACGAGCGCAGGGAGATCAAGGATGTGCTTGCCTACCTGCGCATAACGGCCAATCCCAGAGATGAGGACGCCCTTTTAAGGATCATCAACACACCGGGCAGAGGCATCGGGCCGAAGACGGTCCTCCTTCTTCAGGATTTCGCAAAGAAGAAAGGCATTCCAACATTTGAAGCTCTGAAAGAAGCAATCAGCGCTGGTGTGGTCAAGGGAAAAACGGCGGAAGGTCTGAAGGATTTCATCACTCAGACTGCAAGGATAAAAGAGGCTTCATCAGTAATGGATGTAGCCGATCTCATAACGTTGACTCTCGACATCACCGGACTCAGGGATGAGATCAAGTCCGAGGTGGACGGCGAAGACAGGATTACGAACCTGAAAGAGCTTGTTGCGAGCGCATACGGGGCAAACAGCCTCCAGGATTTTCTTGAAGAGAAATCACTGATATCCAATACGGACAGGTCGGAGGGTGAAAAGGTCAGTGTCATGACGCTTCACATGTCCAAAGGTCTCGAATTCGACCATGTCTTCATTCTCGGACTTGAAGAGGGGATCCTCCCGCACTCCAAATCAATGACGGAAGATTCCGATATCGAAGAGGAAAGAAGGCTCCTTTATGTCGGAATAACAAGGGCGAGGAAAGAGGCGCATCTTTCATGGGCCAGGGTCCGCGCACTCTACGGCAGGGAATCGTTCCAGTATCCGTCGGGGTTCCTCAATGAGATAAGGGACGGGTTGTAA
- a CDS encoding PKD domain-containing protein — protein sequence MKKTLSNFIVLVIAALAIISTGCGGGGGGGGGTSEGEENKSPVAITGPNQTVAEGSLVTLDASNSNDPDDGITSYLWEQTGGPSVILSNPSSVKPSFTAPSVGPGGAALTFRLTVTDKGGLKSTATCIVNVTYLNKPPFADAGPDQTVTEGSVVTLDASNSNDPDDGIASYLWEQTEGPSVTLSDASAIKPVFIAPDVSEDGTALKFRLTVTDNGGLKSTATCIINITGTNDPPTAEAGADQTVNEGALVTLDGSGSTDTDDGIASYLWEQTGGPSVTLSNSSAIKPTFIAPSVGFGAALTFRLTVTDNGGLKSSDTCIVNVTNVNKPPVAEAGPDQTAYVGFIVTLDGSASNDPDNDDISYQWQQTAGPAVTLTNANTAITQFTASVAAGSVLSFRLTVTDIWGLQSSDTITVTVQENPKKPAQTALYTAYAGIGYGRADYTTTDDDEFLYNVMLDDLNTITGNLVLDTIFNDPDALAKLLRLVLIIPLTTTFNYTYPDTGVACSIKIVPGSLVHGYRAFTGDLSVNFSATGYPWESCLYYGNEGGVDLTANVSGYYKATSNGLEYLFLNSVTITPMTTLKAVYPKGEVRYNLWKIAYKTYYGTVDPTYPDVGSDTPINMKIVPTLITEPASDADFRDYDLSGGFSLNGNAYTLGSSSEPVNYKQKQENGQTLIYISGKLVAPGLTDPVTVSTPAANPVTRNIYGFWNSGQLNFAGLTGASQTVFNSNYSCTFSGGNQIAWTVAGWQNALEP from the coding sequence ATGAAAAAAACATTATCGAATTTTATCGTCCTGGTAATTGCAGCACTCGCTATTATTTCGACCGGCTGTGGAGGCGGCGGCGGAGGCGGCGGCGGTACATCAGAAGGTGAAGAGAACAAGTCTCCAGTTGCAATTACAGGACCCAACCAGACAGTTGCAGAAGGCTCACTTGTCACTCTTGATGCATCTAATTCAAATGATCCGGATGACGGGATTACCTCTTATTTATGGGAACAGACCGGAGGACCTTCCGTAATCTTATCCAACCCCTCTTCAGTAAAACCATCTTTTACAGCACCCAGTGTGGGTCCAGGCGGTGCTGCACTTACATTCAGATTGACAGTGACCGATAAAGGAGGCCTGAAATCGACTGCAACCTGTATAGTCAATGTCACCTATTTGAATAAGCCGCCATTTGCAGACGCCGGACCGGATCAAACTGTTACAGAAGGTTCAGTTGTAACACTCGATGCATCAAATTCGAATGATCCGGATGACGGCATTGCATCATACCTATGGGAACAGACAGAAGGTCCTTCAGTAACCCTTTCTGATGCAAGTGCCATAAAACCCGTATTTATAGCCCCTGATGTTTCCGAGGATGGGACTGCCCTGAAATTCAGGCTGACAGTAACCGATAACGGCGGGCTCAAATCGACTGCTACATGTATTATCAATATTACCGGTACAAACGATCCGCCGACAGCAGAAGCCGGAGCTGACCAGACAGTCAATGAGGGTGCTCTTGTAACACTCGACGGCTCGGGTTCGACTGATACTGACGATGGGATTGCTTCCTATCTATGGGAACAGACTGGCGGACCTTCCGTTACCCTCTCTAATTCCAGCGCGATCAAGCCAACATTCATTGCCCCTTCTGTGGGCTTTGGTGCGGCACTTACATTCAGGCTGACGGTAACAGATAATGGAGGACTGAAATCGAGTGACACATGTATTGTCAATGTTACCAATGTGAACAAACCGCCCGTGGCGGAAGCAGGACCTGATCAGACTGCTTACGTAGGCTTCATCGTCACGCTTGACGGCTCGGCCTCAAATGATCCGGACAATGACGATATTTCCTATCAATGGCAGCAGACAGCAGGACCTGCGGTTACACTGACCAACGCCAATACCGCCATTACCCAGTTCACGGCCTCTGTTGCAGCCGGATCCGTCCTGAGCTTCAGGCTTACAGTGACCGACATCTGGGGACTGCAGTCGAGTGACACCATTACTGTCACAGTACAGGAGAACCCCAAGAAGCCTGCCCAGACTGCACTCTACACTGCTTATGCCGGTATCGGGTACGGACGGGCCGATTACACTACAACGGACGACGACGAGTTCCTCTACAATGTCATGCTTGACGACCTGAACACGATTACCGGAAACCTTGTCCTTGATACAATCTTCAACGATCCTGACGCGCTTGCCAAACTTCTAAGGCTGGTCCTTATCATCCCATTGACAACCACATTCAACTACACATATCCCGATACCGGCGTTGCGTGCAGCATAAAGATTGTGCCTGGGTCCCTGGTGCATGGCTACCGGGCTTTTACAGGCGATTTATCTGTCAACTTCAGCGCAACCGGGTACCCATGGGAAAGCTGCCTGTATTACGGCAATGAGGGCGGTGTTGACCTGACCGCAAACGTATCGGGGTATTACAAGGCCACCTCGAACGGGCTTGAGTATCTGTTCCTGAACTCGGTGACGATAACTCCAATGACCACGCTCAAGGCTGTTTATCCAAAGGGTGAGGTCAGATACAACCTGTGGAAGATCGCATACAAGACCTACTACGGGACGGTCGACCCGACTTATCCCGATGTCGGATCCGATACTCCCATCAACATGAAGATTGTTCCCACACTCATCACTGAACCTGCATCGGATGCAGATTTCCGTGACTACGACCTGAGCGGCGGCTTTTCTCTCAACGGCAACGCCTACACGCTCGGTTCTTCAAGCGAACCAGTTAACTACAAGCAGAAGCAGGAAAACGGCCAGACCCTCATATACATTTCAGGAAAGCTTGTTGCCCCGGGTTTGACTGATCCGGTAACAGTCTCAACACCTGCCGCCAACCCGGTCACACGAAACATATACGGTTTCTGGAATTCAGGACAGCTGAATTTCGCAGGCCTTACCGGCGCATCCCAGACTGTGTTCAACAGCAACTACTCCTGCACGTTCTCGGGCGGAAATCAAATTGCCTGGACGGTTGCTGGGTGGCAGAACGCCTTGGAGCCTTAA
- a CDS encoding SEL1-like repeat protein: MKKIVALIAFFLIACSVPAFADYIKSLNSGDYDAALKEIQPLAIKGDAKAQCYLGYMYSNGQGVKQNYTEAARWFRKAADQGYAEAQCNLGLSYDSGQGVPKDQEEAVKWLRKAASQGFAEAQGILGVMYYNGRGVQQNYVEAAKWYRKAAEQGSVWAQGFLGIMYYNGQGVKQDYAEAARWYKKAAEQGSVNAQFNLGVMYSAGQGVPKSATDAVKWYKMAAENGDAGAQLNLGLMYSAGQNVKQDYSEAFLWLNLAAVQGNKEAEKARDMIREMMTQEQLDKARELTEDLKKKISRNARQTVGKPAKKAQGSNVKN, encoded by the coding sequence ATGAAAAAGATTGTAGCACTTATCGCTTTCTTTCTCATTGCCTGTTCGGTCCCTGCTTTCGCGGACTACATTAAATCTCTAAACAGCGGGGACTATGATGCTGCGCTTAAAGAGATTCAGCCTCTTGCAATAAAAGGTGATGCAAAAGCCCAGTGCTATCTGGGATACATGTATTCAAACGGCCAGGGCGTGAAGCAGAACTATACTGAGGCTGCAAGATGGTTCCGGAAGGCCGCCGATCAGGGCTATGCCGAGGCACAGTGCAACCTTGGACTGTCGTATGATTCAGGTCAGGGCGTCCCGAAGGATCAGGAAGAGGCTGTGAAATGGCTCAGAAAGGCTGCCAGCCAGGGGTTTGCAGAGGCACAGGGCATACTGGGTGTCATGTATTATAACGGCAGGGGTGTGCAGCAGAACTATGTCGAGGCCGCAAAATGGTACAGAAAGGCTGCGGAACAGGGCTCCGTATGGGCGCAGGGCTTTCTGGGGATAATGTATTATAACGGCCAGGGCGTGAAACAGGACTACGCCGAAGCCGCACGATGGTACAAAAAGGCTGCGGAACAGGGCTCTGTCAATGCACAGTTCAACCTGGGGGTCATGTATTCTGCAGGCCAGGGTGTTCCCAAAAGCGCAACCGATGCAGTGAAATGGTACAAGATGGCCGCCGAGAATGGTGATGCCGGTGCCCAGCTCAACCTGGGGCTCATGTATTCGGCAGGTCAGAACGTAAAGCAGGACTATTCCGAAGCATTTCTATGGTTGAACCTCGCAGCTGTTCAGGGCAACAAAGAAGCAGAAAAAGCGAGAGACATGATAAGAGAGATGATGACCCAGGAACAGCTCGACAAGGCCAGAGAGCTGACTGAAGATCTGAAAAAGAAGATCTCAAGGAATGCCAGGCAAACCGTGGGCAAACCTGCAAAAAAGGCTCAGGGCAGTAATGTGAAGAATTGA